The proteins below come from a single uncultured Carboxylicivirga sp. genomic window:
- a CDS encoding glycoside hydrolase family 13 protein — protein MQKSSLLLLMVLFIGFNLTAKNKIDRVEPAFWWVGMKNTQLQVMVYGENISELKPEISYPGVQLERTVIVNSPNYLFLYLNIDKYTKAGTFDLNFTRKGKNVLSYSYELKNRREGSSAREGYNTSDVIYLITPDRFANGNPDNDNVDGMKEQSNRKDLNGRHGGDLQGIINHIDYIDNMGFTALWLNPVMENNMTSTSYHGYAITDFYNTDARYGTNDDYLRLVKEAKKRGMKVIIDMILNHCGSEHWWMNDLPTSDWLNFQEGWKPTTHLRETNVDPYASDYDKKMHADGWFVESMPDLNQRNPLLADYLIYNTIWWIEYADLDGIRMDTYPYPDKNFMAEWTKRVMTEYPHFNMVGEEWSVNPAIVSYWQKGKQNADGYKSFLPGVFDFPLQEALVKALNEDDKNWGQGLIRLYSTLADDFLYADPSKLVTFPDNHDMSRFYTQIHEDFDLFKMGMAYIAVTRGIPQIYYGTEILMTNPNSDSHGEIRSDFPGGWAGDEVNAFTGMGLTGDAKDAQDFVRTLLNWRKGSKEVHEGCLKHFAPASGSGIYTVFRYTDEKAVMLIMNKNTDEKAVDLTPYKDEVIGSAVFGKDVITGDKVLLDQSTVLIKGRSILLVEINL, from the coding sequence ATGCAAAAATCATCCTTACTTTTGCTGATGGTGTTATTTATAGGATTTAACCTCACCGCAAAAAATAAAATTGATAGAGTTGAACCCGCTTTTTGGTGGGTTGGAATGAAAAATACCCAACTGCAGGTAATGGTATATGGTGAAAATATTTCAGAACTTAAACCAGAAATATCTTATCCTGGAGTTCAGTTAGAGAGGACCGTTATTGTTAATTCTCCTAATTATCTTTTCTTGTATTTGAATATCGATAAATACACAAAGGCTGGAACTTTTGATTTGAATTTCACAAGAAAAGGGAAAAATGTATTGTCGTATAGTTACGAACTAAAAAATAGACGAGAAGGTTCTTCTGCTCGCGAAGGTTATAATACATCTGATGTTATTTACCTGATTACTCCTGATCGATTTGCAAACGGTAATCCTGATAACGATAATGTTGACGGGATGAAAGAACAGTCCAATCGCAAAGATTTAAATGGTCGTCATGGTGGTGATTTGCAAGGGATTATTAATCACATCGATTACATCGATAATATGGGATTTACAGCTTTGTGGTTAAACCCTGTGATGGAAAATAATATGACCAGTACATCTTATCATGGATATGCCATCACCGATTTTTATAATACGGATGCTCGTTATGGAACCAACGATGATTATTTAAGATTGGTTAAGGAAGCTAAAAAGCGAGGTATGAAAGTTATTATCGATATGATTTTGAATCACTGTGGTTCGGAGCATTGGTGGATGAATGATTTACCAACATCTGATTGGTTAAACTTTCAGGAGGGATGGAAACCTACTACTCATTTGCGCGAAACTAACGTTGATCCATATGCTTCGGATTACGATAAAAAGATGCATGCCGATGGTTGGTTTGTAGAATCAATGCCTGATTTGAATCAACGAAACCCTTTGTTGGCCGATTATTTAATTTACAATACTATCTGGTGGATTGAGTATGCTGATTTGGATGGTATAAGAATGGATACTTACCCATATCCTGACAAAAATTTTATGGCAGAATGGACAAAAAGAGTAATGACTGAATATCCACATTTTAATATGGTGGGAGAAGAGTGGTCGGTTAATCCTGCTATTGTATCGTATTGGCAAAAAGGTAAACAAAATGCTGACGGTTATAAATCCTTTTTGCCAGGAGTTTTTGATTTTCCTTTGCAAGAAGCATTGGTGAAGGCATTGAACGAGGATGATAAAAACTGGGGGCAGGGTTTGATTCGGTTGTATTCAACGTTGGCTGATGATTTCTTATATGCTGATCCTTCAAAATTGGTGACATTTCCTGATAACCATGATATGAGTCGTTTTTATACTCAAATTCACGAAGATTTCGACTTATTTAAAATGGGCATGGCATATATTGCTGTAACGCGTGGGATACCTCAAATATATTACGGAACAGAAATTTTAATGACTAATCCAAACTCAGATTCACATGGTGAAATACGTTCTGATTTTCCGGGAGGTTGGGCTGGAGATGAAGTCAATGCTTTTACAGGAATGGGATTGACCGGTGATGCTAAAGATGCACAGGATTTTGTTAGAACCCTTTTAAATTGGCGTAAAGGAAGTAAAGAAGTGCATGAAGGTTGTTTAAAGCATTTTGCTCCAGCATCTGGTTCTGGTATTTATACTGTTTTTAGGTATACTGATGAAAAGGCAGTTATGCTTATTATGAATAAAAATACGGATGAGAAAGCAGTGGATTTAACACCGTATAAGGATGAGGTAATTGGTTCGGCTGTGTTTGGTAAAGATGTAATTACAGGAGATAAGGTGTTGTTGGATCAATCTACTGTTTTAATAAAAGGTAGATCAATATTATTAGTGGAAATTAATTTATAA
- a CDS encoding sensor histidine kinase: MQIVKTNQGLIAHILNNRIFQHLCYWVVFTIFFAFAWGSYDKNFAKTILIEVINLPAKILLVYTILYVLFPRYLYKGKIWKFIISFLIIVFIASFIQRITDYYIIVDNFFPMWENVSILSISQLVRAAVNFGAVLAVPMTVKMMEYLAKVKQHEQVLINDKLEAELTFLKNQVHPHFLFNTLNSLYSLILKKSDQSLEVVLKLSGLLRYMLYETNAPEVSLKKELESIRNYLELEQIRYGKRVELSFNAWGDFGSHRIAPMLLLPFIENSFKHSTKGFTGIAMIAIEIGAKEDNLILKVENSIPLGNEESPLASGIGLQNVKRRLDILYPNRHQLKIEEEKESFLVILKIQLIN, encoded by the coding sequence ATGCAAATAGTCAAGACAAACCAAGGGTTAATAGCACATATTTTAAATAATCGAATATTCCAACATCTATGCTATTGGGTAGTATTCACTATATTTTTTGCTTTTGCATGGGGTAGCTATGATAAAAATTTCGCGAAAACAATATTGATTGAAGTTATCAACCTTCCTGCCAAAATCCTACTTGTATACACCATTCTATACGTTCTATTTCCACGATATTTATACAAAGGGAAAATATGGAAATTTATTATTTCCTTTTTAATAATTGTTTTTATAGCTTCATTTATCCAAAGAATAACGGATTATTACATCATTGTTGATAACTTTTTTCCAATGTGGGAAAATGTTAGTATTCTAAGTATTTCGCAACTTGTTAGAGCTGCCGTTAATTTTGGCGCGGTATTAGCTGTACCTATGACCGTCAAAATGATGGAATATCTTGCAAAAGTTAAACAACACGAGCAAGTACTCATTAATGATAAACTCGAAGCAGAACTCACTTTCTTGAAAAATCAGGTTCATCCTCATTTCCTGTTCAATACTTTAAATAGTTTGTATTCATTAATACTCAAAAAATCAGATCAATCACTGGAAGTAGTTCTCAAACTTTCGGGACTATTACGCTACATGCTCTACGAAACAAATGCTCCAGAAGTGAGCCTAAAAAAAGAGTTGGAGAGCATCCGAAATTACCTTGAACTAGAACAGATTCGTTATGGAAAGAGAGTTGAACTAAGCTTTAATGCATGGGGAGATTTTGGCTCACATCGCATAGCACCAATGCTATTATTACCTTTTATTGAGAATAGTTTTAAACATAGTACCAAAGGCTTTACGGGCATTGCCATGATTGCCATTGAAATTGGAGCCAAAGAAGATAATTTGATTCTAAAGGTTGAAAACAGCATACCTTTAGGTAATGAAGAAAGTCCTTTGGCTAGTGGCATTGGACTTCAAAACGTAAAACGACGACTTGATATTCTTTACCCCAATCGACACCAACTGAAAATAGAAGAAGAAAAGGAATCGTTTTTGGTAATACTGAAAATACAACTCATAAACTAA
- a CDS encoding LytTR family DNA-binding domain-containing protein, which produces MDNIKCVIVDDEELAIDVLEEYVNRIDYLELAGSCRNAVEAMAFLNDNKVDLIFLDIQMPGLTGLQLLKNISDRPEVIMTTAYSEYALEGFDLQVLDYLIKPIPFDRFIKSVNRFLKLHQSSISLPEVKQSNSYNDAFIFVKSDKMMVKILLSEITYVESLRNYVAIYRTNGKMVKTMNTISNIEERLPETHFLRVHRSFIIAIDKIDSFTSGSFKINTEIIPIGRQYKELVKNRLEQNSID; this is translated from the coding sequence ATGGATAATATTAAGTGTGTAATAGTGGATGATGAAGAATTGGCCATTGATGTGCTTGAGGAATATGTGAACAGAATAGATTATCTTGAATTGGCTGGCTCGTGCAGAAATGCAGTAGAGGCAATGGCTTTTTTAAATGATAATAAAGTCGATCTGATTTTTCTAGACATACAAATGCCAGGTCTGACAGGACTGCAATTACTGAAAAACATCTCAGACAGACCTGAGGTAATCATGACCACTGCTTATTCGGAATATGCTCTTGAGGGCTTTGATCTTCAAGTGCTGGATTATTTGATTAAACCCATTCCGTTTGATCGATTTATAAAGTCAGTCAATCGATTCCTAAAACTTCATCAATCCAGTATTTCTTTGCCAGAAGTTAAACAGAGTAACTCCTATAACGATGCTTTTATTTTTGTAAAATCTGATAAAATGATGGTTAAGATTCTTCTGAGTGAAATTACTTATGTAGAAAGTTTGCGAAACTATGTTGCCATTTATCGAACCAACGGCAAAATGGTTAAAACCATGAACACAATAAGTAATATTGAAGAAAGACTACCCGAAACTCATTTTTTACGGGTTCATCGTTCGTTTATCATTGCTATTGATAAAATCGACAGTTTTACATCAGGAAGTTTCAAAATAAATACAGAGATTATTCCGATAGGTCGACAATATAAAGAACTGGTTAAAAACAGACTGGAACAGAATAGTATTGATTAG
- a CDS encoding TerB family tellurite resistance protein: MSVKTRLYDAFGEMLYVVAMADGIIQPEEIDVLHKALNKHPFGKDIEWSFDYERLHQTDVEELYQKVLNICQENGPDPEYQKLIEIMEEVAHSSDGINTDEQKVIDRFIHELTDRFKNALKEIE, translated from the coding sequence ATGAGTGTAAAAACCCGACTTTATGATGCCTTTGGCGAGATGCTGTATGTGGTAGCTATGGCTGATGGTATTATTCAACCTGAGGAAATTGATGTGTTGCATAAAGCATTGAATAAACACCCATTCGGGAAAGATATAGAATGGTCGTTTGATTATGAACGCTTACATCAAACTGATGTAGAAGAATTGTATCAAAAAGTTTTAAATATATGTCAGGAAAATGGTCCCGATCCTGAATATCAGAAACTGATTGAAATTATGGAAGAAGTAGCTCATTCGAGTGATGGTATTAATACAGATGAACAAAAAGTAATTGATCGGTTTATTCATGAGTTGACTGATCGATTCAAAAATGCTTTGAAAGAAATTGAATAA
- a CDS encoding TylF/MycF/NovP-related O-methyltransferase yields the protein MSTIQFLNLVLIVLAATFGLSYFWSFYTHKLFKPFVWLDDKKKDLHNKVTLKQEKTEKDKIRFYSHWLQLKRITNKNIKGSLAELGVYKGETAKLIHHMMPERKLYLFDSFSGLPKQVIREDCDGTVRPQTVKFDNTTPEEVIKYIDGNSQVEIKEGIFPETTKGLETENFAFVHIDADLYQSTIDALTFFYPRLSPQGCIIIHDYNHNWEGVKKAVDEFEQTIPECFSPIADMYGSTILIKNQ from the coding sequence ATGAGTACCATTCAGTTTCTCAATCTTGTTTTAATTGTTTTAGCAGCCACCTTCGGCTTGAGTTACTTTTGGAGTTTTTACACCCACAAGCTATTTAAACCTTTTGTTTGGTTAGATGATAAGAAGAAAGATTTACATAACAAAGTAACACTAAAACAAGAGAAGACTGAAAAAGATAAAATACGTTTTTACAGCCATTGGCTTCAATTAAAACGCATTACAAACAAAAACATTAAGGGTAGTTTAGCTGAATTAGGAGTTTATAAAGGAGAAACTGCAAAACTTATCCATCATATGATGCCAGAACGAAAATTATACTTGTTCGATAGTTTTAGTGGATTACCCAAGCAAGTAATTCGCGAAGATTGTGATGGCACAGTTAGACCTCAAACGGTCAAATTTGACAATACTACTCCCGAGGAAGTCATTAAATATATTGATGGCAATAGTCAAGTTGAAATTAAAGAAGGTATTTTTCCAGAAACAACCAAGGGACTGGAAACTGAAAATTTTGCTTTTGTTCATATCGATGCGGATTTATACCAATCTACCATTGATGCACTAACATTTTTTTACCCTCGTTTATCACCACAAGGTTGTATTATTATTCATGATTATAATCACAACTGGGAAGGCGTAAAGAAAGCCGTAGACGAGTTTGAACAAACAATCCCCGAATGTTTTTCGCCAATAGCTGACATGTACGGATCTACCATACTTATAAAGAACCAATAA
- a CDS encoding patatin-like phospholipase family protein: MKKSLFLLFLSCISVSIVNAQTTDTIPHRPKIGLVLSGGGAKGLAHIGVIKVLEEAGIRPDYIAGTSMGSIIGGLYACGYTPEEMDSIVRNADWSVILSDIVPLTDVVPIEKNDYNRFQLEFDITKKGLKMPSGMVRGQRISELLSQLTLNVVDVKNFDDLPIPFRCVAADLIKGKPYVFDSGDLMLAMRSSMAIPSVFTPVKLDSMLLVDGGVLDNFPVQTAIDMGADIIIGVNVGNEDYPTIDDLNSISKILLNSAMIGSNQATLDAIGSCNYLITPQLEPYGASSFFDGETIIERGEKAARLQFNAFKHLADSLNNIAPAKPIKPIIKKEKILVNKINILNRKDISKSYFFSNLGFEEGDSVSVQDINNGMRRLIGTRFYNKITYKIDNIDGKYQLTFNTTEAQPAKAKFSIHYDNELKAGIIANVTLRNLISKNSRLSLTGDISEDPRLSTNLVTYLGEGQKVGYLTDFYLEKTPLPIYRDNAKKYGAFNYYTMRASIGASFTLKRRSLLDVKLNWKEVRLSERSGIPELFDNQIERFGNGFFRAQAILDINTLNKRFFATNGQHIRVAINSNLRSYELYKGANYSEAAIKPYINVNSDNYFSGIASYKKFFPLSNSLHLSTQITGGGSFNNAPFFEHFFIGGTIYNQGLETISFAGLNYREKIVENFLMARSDINYKITNVIYGHVSVNAIYATEYGNNQFSSASYIMNPGEFILGGNTGLAINSIIGPITIGVGTNSSDYKIRFYLSIGYPFQ, translated from the coding sequence ATGAAAAAGTCCTTGTTTTTACTCTTCCTGAGTTGTATATCTGTTTCGATTGTAAATGCACAAACAACCGATACAATTCCACATCGTCCTAAAATAGGTCTGGTACTAAGCGGTGGGGGAGCAAAAGGATTAGCCCATATTGGCGTGATAAAAGTTTTGGAAGAAGCTGGCATCAGACCCGATTACATAGCAGGTACGAGTATGGGAAGTATCATAGGTGGATTGTATGCCTGTGGATATACCCCTGAAGAAATGGACTCTATCGTAAGAAATGCTGATTGGTCGGTAATTTTAAGTGATATTGTACCACTAACAGATGTGGTTCCTATTGAAAAAAACGATTACAACCGATTTCAATTAGAATTTGATATCACAAAAAAAGGCTTAAAGATGCCCTCTGGAATGGTAAGAGGACAACGAATATCAGAATTACTATCTCAGCTCACTTTAAATGTGGTAGATGTTAAAAACTTTGATGATTTACCTATACCATTTAGATGCGTTGCTGCAGATCTAATAAAAGGTAAACCTTATGTTTTTGATAGTGGTGATTTAATGCTGGCTATGCGATCGAGCATGGCAATACCTTCTGTTTTTACCCCTGTAAAGTTAGATTCCATGCTATTAGTCGATGGAGGTGTATTAGACAATTTTCCTGTTCAAACAGCCATCGATATGGGAGCAGATATTATTATTGGGGTGAATGTAGGCAATGAGGATTATCCAACCATAGATGATTTAAACAGCATCAGTAAAATTTTGCTTAATTCAGCAATGATTGGAAGCAACCAAGCTACCCTCGATGCTATTGGATCATGCAATTATCTTATTACACCTCAGCTAGAACCATATGGAGCATCCAGCTTTTTTGATGGTGAAACCATCATCGAAAGAGGCGAAAAAGCTGCCCGCTTGCAGTTTAATGCATTCAAACATTTGGCCGATTCATTAAATAATATCGCCCCAGCAAAACCTATCAAACCCATAATTAAAAAAGAAAAAATACTTGTTAATAAAATCAATATTCTTAATCGAAAAGATATTTCTAAAAGCTACTTTTTTAGCAATTTAGGATTTGAAGAAGGCGATTCAGTAAGCGTTCAGGACATTAACAATGGAATGCGTCGATTAATTGGAACTCGATTCTATAACAAGATCACTTATAAGATCGATAATATTGATGGAAAGTATCAACTTACGTTTAATACTACAGAAGCTCAACCTGCAAAAGCAAAATTTTCAATCCATTACGACAATGAACTAAAAGCAGGAATTATTGCTAATGTTACATTGCGTAACCTGATTTCTAAAAATAGCAGATTAAGTCTAACCGGAGATATTTCTGAAGATCCAAGATTATCAACCAACTTAGTAACCTATCTCGGTGAAGGCCAAAAAGTAGGATACCTTACTGATTTTTACTTAGAGAAAACACCGTTGCCCATTTATCGGGACAATGCAAAAAAATACGGAGCATTTAATTATTACACGATGCGAGCTTCTATTGGTGCCTCATTCACCTTGAAGCGACGTTCATTATTAGATGTTAAACTGAATTGGAAAGAAGTGAGATTAAGTGAGAGAAGCGGTATACCAGAACTTTTCGACAATCAAATCGAACGATTCGGTAATGGTTTTTTTAGAGCTCAAGCTATTTTAGATATTAATACACTAAATAAAAGATTTTTTGCAACCAATGGACAACATATTAGAGTTGCCATTAACAGTAATCTGAGAAGCTACGAATTATACAAAGGTGCAAACTATAGCGAGGCTGCAATCAAACCATATATTAATGTTAACTCAGATAATTATTTCTCAGGTATTGCATCCTATAAAAAGTTTTTCCCCTTATCGAACTCGCTTCACCTATCTACTCAAATAACAGGTGGAGGCTCTTTTAACAATGCCCCTTTCTTCGAGCACTTTTTTATTGGAGGTACTATTTATAACCAAGGGCTTGAAACTATTTCTTTTGCTGGGTTAAATTATCGAGAAAAAATTGTCGAGAATTTTTTAATGGCTCGTTCAGACATCAACTATAAAATAACCAATGTCATTTATGGTCATGTTAGCGTCAATGCCATTTATGCAACAGAATATGGAAACAATCAATTTAGTTCTGCAAGTTATATAATGAATCCAGGTGAGTTTATCCTTGGTGGCAACACAGGCTTAGCCATCAATAGTATTATTGGTCCTATTACCATTGGAGTTGGTACAAATTCATCTGACTATAAGATAAGATTTTACCTTAGTATTGGTTATCCATTTCAATAA
- the atpG gene encoding ATP synthase F1 subunit gamma, with translation MPSLKDIRIRINSVKTTRQVTSAMKMVSAAKFKKAQDDISHIRPYVDRLAGIIFNLSTTLDEKIDFEWSTQRGSHKILLIVFASNRGLCGGFNSNVIKETERIIKKQYTDQYKSGDLDIYAIGKQAQKVLKSRGYPVLKEYNDLYTNVTYEAVKNIALEIMNSFLDGVYDDVVLIYNEFKNAAVQEVKAEQFLPLQFPEAGHTDAFIHDYIVEPDSISFIKQVIPDALQTMFYRVILESIASEHGARMTSMHKATDNATELLDELQLVYNKARQTAITTEILEIVGGAEALKK, from the coding sequence ATGCCAAGCTTAAAGGATATAAGAATAAGGATCAATTCTGTTAAAACAACCAGACAAGTTACCAGTGCAATGAAAATGGTATCTGCTGCAAAGTTTAAGAAAGCACAGGATGATATCTCACATATTCGTCCTTATGTTGACCGTTTGGCTGGTATTATTTTTAATTTAAGTACAACACTTGATGAGAAGATAGATTTTGAGTGGTCTACTCAAAGAGGTAGTCATAAAATTTTATTGATAGTTTTTGCTTCTAATAGGGGGCTTTGTGGAGGTTTTAATAGTAATGTTATTAAAGAAACAGAACGGATTATTAAAAAGCAATATACTGATCAGTATAAATCAGGAGATCTTGATATTTATGCAATTGGTAAACAGGCTCAAAAAGTATTAAAATCAAGAGGATATCCTGTATTAAAGGAATACAACGATTTATATACAAATGTTACCTATGAAGCAGTGAAAAACATTGCATTAGAAATAATGAATTCTTTTTTGGATGGGGTATATGATGATGTTGTTCTGATTTATAATGAATTTAAAAATGCTGCTGTTCAGGAAGTAAAAGCAGAACAGTTTCTTCCATTACAGTTTCCTGAAGCTGGCCATACAGATGCATTTATTCATGATTACATTGTAGAGCCAGATAGTATTTCCTTCATCAAGCAAGTGATTCCTGATGCATTACAAACAATGTTTTATCGTGTTATTCTAGAATCAATAGCTTCGGAACATGGAGCCAGAATGACTTCAATGCATAAAGCTACTGATAATGCAACTGAGTTACTGGATGAGTTACAGTTGGTATATAATAAAGCTCGACAAACTGCTATTACCACCGAGATACTCGAAATTGTTGGTGGTGCAGAAGCATTGAAAAAGTAA
- the atpA gene encoding F0F1 ATP synthase subunit alpha, producing MDTIKPAEVSDLLKKRIAGFQTATDLEEVGTVLQVGDGIARVFGLTNVKSNELVELDTCMGVVLNLEQDNVGIVLFGSSQEVKEGDLVKRTGRIASINAGEGMLGRVINAIGEPIDGKGPISGDTYEMPLERKAPQVIYRQPVKQPLQTGLRAVDAMTPIGRGQRELIIGDRQTGKTAIAIDTIINQRSFYEAGEPVYCIYVAVGQKGSTVAQIVSTLEKHGAMEYTVVVSAPAADPSAMQFYAPFAGTAIGEYFRDTGRSALIVYDDLSKQAVSYREVSLLLRRPPGREAYPGDVFYLHSRLLERSAKIIESDEIASQMNDLPESLKPIVKGGGSLTALPIIETQAGDVSAYIPTNVISITDGQIFLESDLFLSGVRPAINVGISVSRVGGSAQIKPMKKVAGTLKLDQAQYRELEAFSKFGSDLDPATMMVLDKGRKNVELLKQPQYNPTRVGHQVAIIYCGTKGLLRDVPADRVKKWEKEFVETLDVRHSKIVADIEAGAYNDEITKVIEEVAADVASLVSKD from the coding sequence ATGGATACGATAAAACCTGCTGAAGTATCGGATTTATTAAAAAAGAGGATTGCGGGCTTTCAAACGGCTACTGACTTGGAAGAGGTGGGAACTGTTTTGCAAGTTGGAGATGGTATAGCCCGTGTTTTTGGTTTAACCAATGTAAAATCCAATGAATTAGTAGAATTGGATACTTGTATGGGTGTTGTACTAAACCTTGAGCAAGATAATGTTGGAATCGTGTTGTTTGGTTCTTCACAAGAAGTAAAAGAGGGCGATTTAGTAAAACGTACCGGTCGAATAGCATCTATTAATGCTGGTGAAGGTATGTTGGGACGTGTAATTAATGCTATTGGTGAACCTATTGATGGCAAAGGCCCTATTAGTGGAGATACTTATGAGATGCCACTTGAACGTAAAGCTCCTCAGGTTATTTATCGACAACCCGTGAAACAACCTTTACAAACAGGATTAAGAGCAGTAGATGCAATGACTCCTATTGGTAGAGGTCAGCGAGAGTTAATTATTGGAGACCGTCAGACTGGTAAAACTGCTATTGCCATTGATACTATAATAAATCAAAGGTCATTTTATGAAGCAGGAGAACCTGTTTATTGTATCTACGTTGCTGTTGGTCAGAAAGGTAGTACTGTTGCACAGATTGTGAGTACTCTTGAGAAGCACGGTGCAATGGAATATACTGTTGTGGTTTCGGCTCCAGCTGCAGATCCTTCGGCTATGCAATTTTATGCGCCTTTTGCAGGAACTGCTATTGGTGAGTATTTTAGGGATACTGGTCGATCTGCTTTAATTGTTTATGATGATTTATCAAAGCAAGCTGTTTCTTATCGCGAAGTAAGTCTTTTGTTGAGACGTCCACCAGGACGTGAAGCATATCCGGGTGATGTGTTTTACTTACATAGTAGACTATTGGAACGTTCAGCAAAAATAATCGAATCCGATGAGATTGCATCTCAAATGAATGATTTGCCAGAATCGTTAAAACCAATTGTTAAAGGAGGTGGATCTCTTACAGCCCTACCAATTATTGAAACTCAAGCAGGAGATGTATCGGCATACATTCCAACCAATGTAATTTCTATTACAGATGGACAGATTTTTCTTGAAAGTGATTTGTTCTTATCGGGTGTTAGACCTGCAATTAATGTTGGTATATCAGTTTCTCGAGTTGGGGGTAGTGCTCAGATTAAACCTATGAAAAAGGTGGCTGGTACCTTGAAACTTGATCAAGCTCAATATCGTGAATTAGAAGCTTTTTCGAAGTTTGGTTCTGATTTAGATCCAGCAACAATGATGGTGTTGGATAAAGGAAGAAAAAATGTAGAGTTGTTGAAGCAACCTCAATATAATCCTACACGTGTAGGGCATCAAGTAGCCATAATTTACTGTGGAACAAAAGGCTTGTTAAGAGATGTTCCGGCAGATAGAGTGAAGAAGTGGGAAAAAGAATTTGTTGAAACCTTAGATGTGCGACATTCGAAGATTGTTGCTGATATAGAGGCTGGAGCATATAACGATGAAATTACAAAAGTAATTGAAGAGGTAGCTGCAGATGTAGCTTCACTAGTTAGTAAGGATTAA
- the atpH gene encoding ATP synthase F1 subunit delta, with protein sequence MNRSLIANRYATALYKLASEQGSLEKVNADVLLMQSYIKEAEGFEELLNSPVIKPQQKKVALHSVLENQIEPSTMNFIDLLIANNREELLEDINRGFIQMYKEEKGIKAVTLYTAVELGFDQEQGLLDFLRKQFDSPIELILKVDPELLGGFKLTIDGKMADASLSSKLKNMKKQLLN encoded by the coding sequence ATGAACAGGAGTTTAATTGCCAATAGATACGCTACTGCTTTGTATAAATTAGCTTCAGAACAAGGTAGTCTGGAGAAGGTTAATGCAGATGTATTACTAATGCAAAGTTACATTAAGGAAGCAGAGGGCTTTGAAGAACTCTTGAATAGTCCTGTAATTAAACCACAACAGAAAAAAGTGGCTTTACACTCTGTGTTAGAGAATCAGATTGAACCATCAACAATGAACTTCATAGATTTACTAATTGCTAATAATCGTGAGGAACTATTGGAGGATATCAATCGTGGATTTATACAAATGTACAAGGAGGAAAAGGGAATTAAGGCAGTTACATTATATACTGCTGTAGAACTTGGTTTTGATCAGGAACAAGGTTTGTTAGACTTCCTTCGAAAGCAATTTGATTCACCTATTGAACTTATTTTAAAAGTAGATCCTGAATTATTGGGAGGTTTTAAACTTACAATTGATGGTAAAATGGCTGATGCCAGTTTAAGTTCGAAGTTGAAGAATATGAAAAAGCAATTGCTGAATTAA
- the atpF gene encoding F0F1 ATP synthase subunit B, with amino-acid sequence MGLLTPDPGLVFWTTITFGLLVFLLSKYAWKPIMHALKAREETIEFSLMAATKAKAEIEDLNIEKEKILEEAKAERDSLIKEARDLKQNILDEAKGKAQEEADKILVNARELIEREKKEVIQEMRRQVAELSVNIAGKLLEQELESTDKQKAIIDKYLQEVNFN; translated from the coding sequence ATGGGATTGTTAACACCAGATCCCGGTTTAGTTTTTTGGACAACTATTACATTTGGTTTGCTTGTATTTTTATTAAGTAAATATGCTTGGAAACCTATAATGCATGCTTTAAAGGCTAGAGAAGAAACAATAGAATTTTCTTTGATGGCAGCAACTAAAGCAAAAGCTGAGATTGAGGATTTGAATATCGAAAAAGAGAAAATTCTTGAAGAGGCAAAAGCAGAACGTGATAGTTTAATAAAAGAGGCCAGGGATTTAAAACAAAATATTCTGGATGAAGCCAAAGGTAAAGCTCAGGAAGAAGCTGATAAAATTTTGGTAAATGCTCGCGAATTAATCGAACGTGAGAAGAAAGAAGTTATCCAGGAGATGAGACGACAAGTAGCGGAACTGTCTGTAAATATAGCCGGTAAGCTATTAGAACAAGAATTGGAATCTACTGATAAGCAGAAGGCTATCATCGATAAATATCTGCAGGAGGTAAATTTTAACTAG